A stretch of candidate division WOR-3 bacterium DNA encodes these proteins:
- a CDS encoding transposase — MSRIARVVAVGLPHHVTQRGNNRSQVFFDDDDRRFYLWTLAQYRRKYGVDIWGYCLMENHVHALAVPHEPESLARCFAGTNLVYTQHVNRKQHRSGRLWQNRFYSCPVSKDEYLWAVLRYIDRNPVRTQTERLAWEYRWSSARHHVTGEADPLLNEPDWLSEELQQRKYRSYLRDEPEETTEEIRRTTMTGRPLGGNAFLSSLESSLDRVLGVQKRGRPRKDDGK, encoded by the coding sequence ATGTCCAGGATAGCTCGAGTTGTGGCGGTCGGATTGCCGCACCATGTCACACAGCGGGGGAACAACCGCAGCCAGGTGTTCTTTGATGATGACGACCGACGGTTCTACCTCTGGACGCTGGCCCAGTACAGGAGAAAGTACGGGGTGGACATCTGGGGCTACTGCCTGATGGAGAACCATGTGCATGCTTTGGCGGTACCGCACGAGCCTGAGTCGCTAGCCCGCTGCTTTGCCGGCACAAACCTGGTTTACACGCAGCATGTCAACCGGAAGCAGCACCGGAGCGGCAGGCTCTGGCAGAACCGGTTCTACTCCTGCCCGGTAAGCAAAGACGAGTACCTCTGGGCCGTCCTGAGATACATCGACCGGAACCCGGTCCGCACGCAGACCGAGCGACTGGCCTGGGAGTACCGGTGGTCGAGCGCCCGACACCACGTCACCGGTGAAGCCGACCCGCTGCTGAACGAGCCTGACTGGCTATCAGAGGAACTGCAGCAACGGAAGTACCGCAGCTACCTGCGAGACGAGCCGGAAGAGACTACCGAAGAGATCCGGCGCACGACCATGACCGGCCGGCCCCTCGGAGGTAATGCCTTCCTCTCATCGCTGGAATCGAGTCTCGACCGCGTGCTGGGCGTCCAGAAGCGGGGCAGACCCCGCAAGGACGACGGAAAATAG
- a CDS encoding response regulator, whose product MHDTLFPGSARGQEAIMPERTMRVLLVEDNPGLLDTLADIMWTADIHADKALDAPAAFGLLAMHRYDVAVVDMVLPGLSGVEVIVRLKASAPGTRIVVCTAFYNSDLLAEAQALGIDATIHKPTDPIELLALVKKLAALPPGEKL is encoded by the coding sequence ATGCACGATACACTATTCCCCGGGTCGGCGCGGGGTCAGGAGGCAATCATGCCCGAACGAACCATGAGAGTACTGCTGGTAGAAGACAACCCGGGGCTGCTTGACACTCTGGCCGACATCATGTGGACCGCGGACATCCATGCCGACAAGGCGCTCGACGCGCCGGCCGCGTTCGGCCTGCTGGCCATGCATCGCTACGATGTCGCCGTCGTGGACATGGTCCTGCCCGGGCTGAGCGGCGTCGAGGTAATCGTGAGACTCAAGGCTTCCGCGCCCGGCACGCGCATCGTCGTGTGCACGGCTTTCTACAACAGCGACCTGCTGGCCGAGGCACAGGCGCTCGGTATCGACGCTACCATCCACAAGCCGACAGACCCGATAGAACTCCTCGCTCTCGTCAAGAAGCTGGCCGCGCTTCCCCCGGGCGAGAAACTCTAG